DNA from Larimichthys crocea isolate SSNF chromosome XIII, L_crocea_2.0, whole genome shotgun sequence:
ATGAAGATGTTACTTGGTAATGAATTTTGAGCAAagcacagttttgtttttacagtgactATGTACTGAGAAATGTCTCTGAACAACCAGAAGAATGCTTGTCTAATAGTCTGTTTTCTCACATGTGAACTTTGCATCTTATGTAATGAAAGCCAACCAATAAAGGCTTGGTAAAAGTCCatctttgcatgttttcattggtgtaacCTGAATGAGAGAAAACTCGACTTTTGGAGAATTGTGGTTTCAAAGATTGTCTCCAGATCaactgctttaaaaaataaaaataaaaaaattgtgtgAACATAAACTTCTTAAACATCTTGGCACTGGTCTTGTTCTGTAAAACTCTCCCAGCTTGTTTTCCCACCTCGCCTACTCAACTTAAAGTATTAACTCCCACCAATACAACTAAAGCTCAACTTCAATTTCATGCACATTaagtcagaaaaacacattacaaactTTGGAGTTTTCATATATTTGTATTTCCatacaaagaaacaataaaaaaaatgtaatacacaataataaaacTCTGGAGAAACtcaaatgacttaaaaaaaaaaaatcagtgactGAATGTGAGCACAGAACCAACCTCATTACTGGGAACACTTCTTTTAACAGCCCATTTTACCTGCTACTTACCAGTTAGCTCAAATGGTGTTTGAATAATCTGTAATTTTTCATAATATTGTATTTACTTACTTAATACAGGTTGTAAATTTAAGCGTCACCATTATTTGCTAGAACTCAGTTTTCTTTCCCTATTATGACAAAAACCACATTAACAGTgatcagtgtaaaaaaaaaaaaaaaactaacaattacttgacagaaaaaaattaatcaTTGCTTTagaagatggagaggaaaagaaggaaggatGCCCAAGAATGAAGCAACAGTAACAAGTTGTTGCGTTCTTTGCCCACACTCAACACAAATGCATGAAAACGTCTAAAAATTAAGACATCTACTGCATGTAAACAAGAACTATCTCAAACTTAAGAGTTCTTTTGATATAGACATGCCAATTCAAAATGTTCCCCTCGGAAACACCTTGATGaatcacacacaccatcaattATTGGAGGGAAGCTGAACGTTGAAAGAAGTAGAAGCAACTTAGTATCGccctgcaaaaagaaaatgtgacattaaGATTATTTCAGTTGAATACATTACtatcaatatataaataaatccaccTTTACTAATGATCAAGGTACATAAACTTGTTTAAATATGCATACCCACAGCAGCCTGATTTCATGTCTgaagatgataaaaaaacaagcaagcTGGCTATTGTATGCATTTCTCTTCACACTTACGTGGGCTGTAGGAGCGAGACCGTGAGCGAGACCTGTATCGACTGTAGTAGGGCGATGGAGAGCGTCTGCGACTGCAAAGATGATGAAGACAGTTTTATCAATTTTCTCCcatgtgaacaaaacaaattgtAACACTGACTTCCTACTCAAACTATCACTCACCTGTACCTATAGTTGTAGTCGTCGTATCTGTCATAGCGGTCATAGCCACCGCGGTCATAGTATGAGTCTCCCCCCCTCCTGCTACtaccgccgccgccaccaccaccaccaccgccgccgccgccgccgccgccgccgccgcctccattgctgttgaaataaagaaaaacaaggccTTGACTTCCAGGTGTTTTATGTCTTGAAAAACTTGtgccaaaacaaatataaattaCTACAAGTCACAAATGTGTTTCTAGAAAGACCTCACAATTGGATAAAATAATGCCAGCGAGTTACATCATTCTACTTTTTCCTTCCATGGCTTAAATGTACACTTGAGCTTCAATCAcgtaatgaatatttaatgccaCACAATAGGTTAAGGAAACTGATATGCAAGATCTGACATCCATGTTGATCTTACTGAGTTGGTCGGCCCATATATATTCCTGGTGTGGGGGTATGGGGACGTTTGGTAATGGAATAATCCACTCTGATGCGCCTGCCATCCAGCTCCATGCCATTGGCTCGTTCCATTGCCTTGGGAACACAAGAGGCAGGAGAAGACAAAAGATGTTATCAGACTAATGCAAGCTTTTTGGTTCTAATGATTAATTTCACCAAGGCCCACCTACATTACATACTGTAACCCCCTTGCTATGGCATGCATAGTGATGGACTTTGTGGCAAGGCAGACACCTAGTGGCATTCTCATGTAATCacaccaaaatgaaaaaataggAGTGACTTTATTTGATGGGAAAGATCTTCAAAACTGTGTGTATTACTATAAAAGCAAAGTAATGTAATTGCTAATGATGTATATGGATGTAGAAATTATAGTTTAAAGACATATTTTGAAGAGAACTaagataaattaaaataaaaaaaaaaaaaaaaaagtgtccatcAATGCATAGACTTCTTTGTAAGTCTTTATACAAAACCTACAGCAATGTCACTTTTCATAGTCGTTGGATCAGGGAatactttacatttttaaaaagatgaatgcAATTAACtacataaagacagaaaacaagtcTTTGGAACCAGAACAGAAGATCATTGACTTTCTGACCAAGAAATAAAGCCACAAACATTTCCCATACCTCTTTGGAATCCTCGAGTCTCTCAAAGTAAACAAAGGCAAAGCCACGGGAGCGACCCGTGCGCTGGTCGTACACCACATTGACCCCTGCCAGAGGACCATAGCGTGAAAACACCTCCCTCAGGTCACGCTCTGTGGTGTACAGGCTTAAGCCAAACACCCCAAGACATGTGCTGGGGTCTGGGTTCGCCTGGAAAGGTCAACAAGTAATGGTCAGAGTTGATCCATCGAATGCTTTGCATACTAAATCCAGTAAATGGATTGAGTATGTTCTTCTTCATGCAAATGCCAGAATTTTGCACGTTTAATAAACTGGGCACAGACTATATAAGTATATTGTTCCAAAACTCAGACATAGAGTGCACCAAGACCATATCTTGGATTcatttgaccttttaaaaagCTCCTTATTTATATATTGGCTGCTTCAGATTAGCTTTTTACTGTTTATGGAGGTACTAATCCAACTACACTGGATACTTGATCTCACATTATGACTTCTGGCTTACAGCTAAATTATTGAGTTACTACTAAAAAGCTAAGAGTCTATGTACTTTTTCCTTTTACAACGGGGCACCTAAACCATTCCCTCCAAGCATCTCCAGTTGTACCAGTCCAACAGCAAATGCTTAGTGGGAAAACTATGACAGCTTTAATAACCCCTTAAATAGCTTTCAAAAAGATGCCCCTGGGGCGGTTATGTGCAGTACGAAACCATTTCATTTTCCTCCTGCTTGCTTTGAAAATCCTCATTTAGTTCCTGCTTTGCATGATCGTGTGGATCTCTTAAATCAGCAGTGCACTAAACACTTATGACATTACAAACTGTGGTCTAACATGGTGCTGccagaaaaactgttttatgcACTACTACCTGCTCTGACTTATTACTAAACGTCAATGTTTCcctttgaaatgtgtttcttgatactgcatttaaaagctttaaaaaggtTTCCTTGCAAAAATAGTCTCATTGTTACAGGAAAGTTTTAGAATGCACTGACTTaagaaatatacatatttagTATATTATTTTGCCCATACATATGTTGCTAGTTGTCCTAATGGAACAGATACAACACATTATaaccaaaatacacacagacaaaaaaaaaaagagaaaatcatcCACAAGCAATAAAatggacatacagtatatttaaacatttttttatgttttgattaGCAGGGTAATAACAAACTTGGCACCAATGTTGCTAAATGTACTTTAATTTGGTAGATGATCCATTGCAGCTACACATCAGTGTAATAAGCCACTGGTTGCAAACCAGTCCCATGGTCTAATTATACCAATTAAATCTCCACCAGGTTATAATATTACCCCCATATTTCTCCTAGTACTACACCAGGAGTAGTATCTTtgacccacacacaaacattacattgcTCTTGCCCAGAATATGTTAAAAGGTACACATACCCTAACGTCAGCATCACCGCCATGACTGTATGCTTCTTTTGTCAAGTCATGGCTCTGTTGATATAATGAAAGGAGGGTGAGGTTAATAAAAAGGGGgttattaaatgtcatttcCAAGTGGTTTCCCAGAGCATTAACAACAAGCGTCtgaaaaatgacacttcctcacaaataaaaaagaaaacaattcacTTGCTTGACTTGAAACTAAGCTTGTAATTATGCTTAATTATCCAACTTCAACACCAAAACATTGTATCTAACACATTCAAGTCATCATGCTTTTATAGTCACTGATTTGTctaaacaaaaagaataaatgagaaatataaAGTGATGCATTACAAGTAAAACAGTTTCAAGATTAGACTGATGAACGCAAAACCATAGGGCAGCTTTAGATCCAAACTCCACCCCCAAACTCTGCACATGGTCAAAATCTCAGTACTGATAACACCAtataaacgtgtgtgtgcatacaaagTGTCCTTTGGTTCTCCTCCTATAGCCTTATTGTACTTTGCCCTATCTTCTGATCTCATCGCACTCACCCTGCTGCCAGTGTGACGGCGCCGGTTGGACATAGGGGAAGTGCTCTGGCTCCTCCTGCGGCGGTATTCAGGGCTGTAGGAGCGAGAACGGGACTTCCTCCGGTGGGAATAGGACCGAGAGCGTGAGCGGCTATAGCGGCGGTTTGAGTGCCGCCTAGAACGAGACCTGAAAAGGATCCGGTAGAGGAGAAGTTCATTGAGTTCAAGGGTACACAAAAGATGACTATCAGtgacagaaaagagaaggaaaatgaTATTGTAACATACCTAGATTTTGATCGAGAGCGGGATCTGGACTCAGAGCGTTTGGAGGCCCGGGATGGGCTCGGGGAGCCGGACCTGCTTTCCGACTTGTCCCGAGTTGGACTCCCATGGTCCGATTTAGATGGGGAGCGTGACCCCTATTGCCACAGCAGCACATTAACAACTTTCTCACGGGCAAACGTATTTATTTCATCATACAGAAATAACAATCAAGCACAGAATAGTGTGATGTGGTAGAGTATGTtggacacatacagtacacctGTCTAAAATGCACAGCTTATGTACTGTGGAGGAAAGGGTTAGTAATCTTATAAATGTCAAATTTATCTTTGGTTTATAATTTTTAAGCATATAAAATCAAATGTACGTCCACCTGGGCCATCaagggagaaaataaaacatgcattttcaTGTTACAAAAAAGGGAGCATGgtaaagaaaagacatttgtgACACAAACAGTATATTTACTTAACCTAGGGACACATTCATTCTTCCAGATTCTTTACACGCTACTCCCTTCTCTCAGGATTTCTATCCTTCTTCgttcttcttttttcagttttctcattttctgaTTCCaggtctgtttttctctcttcacccCAAACTGAAAccagttttcatttttagcCATTTACACTGCAAGCGCTTCTATCTGACACCATTCTTCCGTCACATTTCCTCCCTTTCCACTTCTATGTTCTGCTCTgtacattgtgttttctttttcattagcCTTCTTTTATCTTGAAATTTTTCTTCATCATTCTTGGATAAAACTCTTCAAATCCTTCACGATCAATAACCTTAATGAAAAAAGAACATTCAATAAAATTAAGATCATAggtttgagggaaaaaaaggagaatattttgaatgaaatgaagaaaaaaaaaaggaaaacactgaatgcaGTACATTTACATTGTGGCTACATTAACTTCGAATATATTtcaaaaaatatgcaaatgagcacAAGTTATCACAATTTAAAGCTACACGGTTACAAGTAAAGAGCTTAGATGTTGTAGCATTGTTTCAAATGGCTGAATAAGAGCGTGAAAGCAGGAAAAGGGAAGAAGAGGCTCGAGTAGGACTTGAGTTACCTTCAATAAAACGAAAACAAACGCTCAGGTTGCCAAAGTGCAACAATGGCTGCAGCGGTAGCATGAGATATATCCGCACAATAGGACGGTATACAGACATCGTACACGGCTCGTAACTAATTAAGCAAATGAGTCGGGTGCTTTGCATTAAACTAACCCCTAGAAAAATGGGCCAATTtgcaaatatcatgttttttttggttgttttaaaaaagaaaatagcttcTGTTACAATGAGTCTAGTTGAGGCAGAGCGGGAAACGTTCACACGTAACACTTCGGTGAATATTGTTGGCCTGAGGTGAAACTAAAACACGGGTTAATAACAAAGCTcttacattagcattagctccGAGGCAGCGATTACATTACAGCGTGTCTCTAAACGGCGGCCACAcgcaaagaggaggaagaaagggagaTATTTCACATCGCTCGATGTAACTACTTACCCGTCCTTCGTAATTTCCATCTTCAATGTCACTCATTGCtcagtattgtgtgtgtgtgtgtttcgacACTAAACTGCACCGAGGTGTTTTTCACACAATGTTTTAATCTGGCCCGGTTATTAGCTTAGAAGATGGCGCGTGAGGTGGGTGGTATGTTTATGTGCTGCAGAAGTGTGACGTCATGTCCCGTCGTGTCTCTTtaacggggggggggggaagaaaaaaaaacgtggcgGCCTACGcctcaataacacacacacacacacacacacacacacacaccaaactttTCTCAATGTGTCCCCCATGATCAAAGCGTAAAAATAACTCTAGTATAATTAAaattctctctatatatataaatacatacacattcaGTGTTATAGTTGTCATATGTTGTATGCTTCTgagctgcttttaaatgttgctAATTCTGACCGCTCTACATATTGATGGATAGAGCTTAAGCCTGCAGGGatggatcatgttttatgagCTGTTTCCATATATTTAAATCCGTATCCATTATCCTGACAGCTGTTAAGTAAATGttgtggagcaggaggagaaaataGCATTAAATGGACACACTCAAGTTACTTTCCACCTCCGTTCATGGCAACGTGTGATTTGGCTGGTGAGTTAAAAAGTTTAGGAACAACTTCAGGGTTTTGCAACAAAACTTGAATGAACCCAAAAACTCATTTTTATACATTCACAAATCTTTTGGAACCTCTGGctaaacatttgaaaagaagCTAATCAAACTGGATTTATTTACTTGCGAGGCACATGTCAAatgtatgttaaaaaaaaaaaaagaaaatcaattaaagTGAATGATAAGATATAAAATTAATTTAGTGGAAGAATAATTTAACCATGAGGTCATTTTATTAGTAAAGCTATCTCCCAGGAGCTGACTGGCTCACCATCTTTTCTTCTTAAGCATTATGAAGCAAAGTACATTTATGGCATTTTTCAGTGTACATACAGTCAGACCACAGTTGGATAATTCAGCCTTACCTCCTTCATATAGTTATTTTTTGTCTGAGGAGCAACATCATGAATTTCGTTCATCATATGCCACCCACACTGTCTCATACAACCTTTTCTTCTGTCATCATGTTAATGAGAAAATTTAAGATTTTCTTCCTCTGGGCAGGACGGTGTAGGGTGTTTTTGGACCGGCAGAGAGCCTGGCAGATTGAATATTACAGAGCCTGACAAAGCAGACCCCTAAAATATCCTTAAGTCAAAGTTGGATGCACCCAGTATTTTTAGAAATTCTCGATAGAGTCACAGTGTAACTTGAACCCTGAACATGTGTAAGCAGTATGTCAGTCATCTCAACAGCAATGCAGCGCTAAAGACTGACTACACAGTACATTCAATCTGTTCCACGcccacattaaaacatttctcaagACCAGGCAAGGGAGAACCATTGGAGTTCAAccaacacaaagcacacacacattcatgttctcAGTGGCAAATGGGCATCATCCCATCGTATTCTGCATAAACCtgtgaacacacatttatactcCCTTCAGACGGAGTGCAAATGACATTCTTTGGATTATCTCTTACG
Protein-coding regions in this window:
- the tra2a gene encoding transformer-2 protein homolog alpha isoform X1, translating into MSDIEDGNYEGRGSRSPSKSDHGSPTRDKSESRSGSPSPSRASKRSESRSRSRSKSRSRSRRHSNRRYSRSRSRSYSHRRKSRSRSYSPEYRRRRSQSTSPMSNRRRHTGSRSHDLTKEAYSHGGDADVRANPDPSTCLGVFGLSLYTTERDLREVFSRYGPLAGVNVVYDQRTGRSRGFAFVYFERLEDSKEAMERANGMELDGRRIRVDYSITKRPHTPTPGIYMGRPTHNGGGGGGGGGGGGGGGGGGGGSSRRGGDSYYDRGGYDRYDRYDDYNYRYSRRRSPSPYYSRYRSRSRSRSYSPRRY
- the tra2a gene encoding transformer-2 protein homolog alpha isoform X2, with translation MSDIEDGNYEGRGSRSPSKSDHGSPTRDKSESRSGSPSPSRASKRSESRSRSRSKSRSRSRRHSNRRYSRSRSRSYSHRRKSRSRSYSPEYRRRRSQSTSPMSNRRRHTGSRSHDLTKEAYSHGGDADVRANPDPSTCLGVFGLSLYTTERDLREVFSRYGPLAGVNVVYDQRTGRSRGFAFVYFERLEDSKEAMERANGMELDGRRIRVDYSITKRPHTPTPGIYMGRPTHNGGGGGGGGGGGGGGGGGGGGSSRRGGDSYYDRGGYDRYDRYDDYNYSRRRSPSPYYSRYRSRSRSRSYSPRRY